From the Luteolibacter rhizosphaerae genome, one window contains:
- a CDS encoding beta strand repeat-containing protein encodes MKPTLPHTRRNLLETALGLGCIIASTLPSAHAASLYWDGTNAGWDAVANWSTVAGAATPDPAAVPGAADDAIFNIDPVDGAVTVNLNAAQSANSLVFNNTGTTTLQGGGTDRALSLGAGGIQMDAAAGAATIGSATAGQGVPITLTASQTWSNNSTAALSIGNPFTSAAGIGLTKTGTGNVAMTNVANTSNIGGTLDIQAGKFLMSGDITAAGLTGAGTLENGGPNSKWFFLNNAADNVFSGSIKDQSATVRLGLVKRGAGMLTLSGTNNLGDNFAVENGLVKITGTTQSGVGGGNGTTSVGTVGAQNGRMLIEGGTLNASKNTSPSVAIATAANSQGFLKMTSGSIAATSEFHVGRAQTGSFSAYTQNGGALSVGSWLVVGLNNDRAVLNQTAGSIQVTANRGTFGAGGNASIGLVNLSGGTFNVAAGANTGIFLGENGNATLNLSGSAAMSLATNGAAASGTMQFGGNASSLGGTLNLRGGTLSAFGVTKGASTAGAVYRFNFHGGTLKAAIANPLFFADLANTDAYVFSGGGTIDNNGVNITIAEALKAPVGNGVSATGLTVSGGGYFDTPLVTVTGGGGTGATAVATIDASGNLTGIQITNPGINYTSAPTFALVGGGVGNTGAIGGAATLVANSSGGLAFTGSGITTLAGANTFTGPIAVTGSKLGIGGSYASSAVTVASTGGIVVAEPTLPVGTLTVSSLSLANGTTATFETAGGTSSDKVVVNTAGGLTLGTVGVNLYDSGTTNGATPGTYTLFQYSGSLTGGIAGLSVLNPRAGFGYTFANTGSAVTVQVTSVDADGDGMSDAYETANGLNPNDATGVNGASGNLDGDFATNYEEFLAGTAANNASSDPLNTDNDGLRDNWEITHFGTIAAQTGTGDFDGDFDSNLLEFTNSTNPASAASFSDTDADGMGDGWEILYFSNITAKNGTVDTDSDLFTDLEEYQYGSIPTDSSFSPVKAKAAHRWSFTGNLSDSVGSSNATIENGTASNTNVVTQNPTSVTLAGGAKADSQWVKLGSQLLPARNTPYTIETWATVHSIQNFSRIWDFHNSTTENLYMSWSVGTGALTDRIQWVDPAGLLVDNTNNYALATKYHIVMTIEPAATPGSSVVKWYSAPEYDGASNLELGAARGTQTVANSLAFMNDTVNALGFSPWPDNTANATYDEVRLWDGALPAWALEGLHKQGPDNPAQPDSDSDQMPDAYEEYYFAGLAETAAGDFDGDFSSNLDELKAGSDPTDPGSSPNDSDADGLPDAWEIGYFGDLSQNGGGDPDGDFAFNSEELDANSNPTLYTSFPDSDSDGMSDPWEIYYFLGLDDNGTTDGDGDLLNSLQEFTQKGDPLNPLLPGVADGDADNDGLPDRWEVSWFDATNIGTQGGTTDSDSDGSNNLAEYQATSDPTDSSSTPADINGDGQADQHVFHGMSATGSGPQDKDAQATPFTGRLANTGTAIPTVDPNLDLNTTAGTLSLTSSTSDINGQVNMAELEALGIPLSSLGFTGTQDFRIRAHFINMPPATGFDQIGAYVGTSSTAVTRAALIGGNRSSLGVNTNGANDANAAFGAAGTAGAEGRDLTVEIERIGGVWAMYCNDSTCTPGAQPTFLDGLSTLQAGVFVLDGGGTGIHRTAVLDSFTIVRFGQSSNDVDADGLDDAWEIANFGNTTSQTGTGDADADGTNNRTEFLLGLSPVNGSQRFAVAQSNVNPGTGTTLTWPAQNGLTFQVYRSTTLGSWSPIGGVITATGTSASYTDNGAPLGKAFYRVDLTTP; translated from the coding sequence GTGAAACCCACGTTACCCCACACTCGTCGCAATCTTCTGGAGACCGCCTTGGGTCTCGGTTGCATCATTGCCTCTACCCTCCCTTCCGCTCATGCAGCCTCCCTCTATTGGGACGGAACGAACGCGGGTTGGGATGCCGTCGCGAACTGGTCAACCGTGGCCGGTGCCGCTACCCCTGATCCCGCCGCCGTCCCAGGTGCTGCGGATGACGCCATCTTCAATATCGATCCGGTGGACGGTGCCGTGACGGTAAACCTGAATGCGGCCCAGTCCGCCAATTCGCTCGTCTTCAACAACACCGGCACGACCACGCTGCAGGGCGGCGGAACGGACCGCGCACTCTCGCTGGGTGCCGGTGGAATCCAGATGGATGCCGCTGCAGGAGCCGCGACCATCGGGTCCGCCACCGCGGGGCAGGGAGTCCCCATTACCCTCACTGCCAGCCAGACCTGGTCTAACAACTCCACGGCCGCGCTTTCGATCGGAAATCCCTTCACCTCCGCCGCGGGCATCGGGCTGACCAAGACCGGGACCGGGAATGTCGCAATGACCAACGTCGCGAACACCTCCAACATCGGTGGCACCCTCGATATCCAAGCCGGCAAGTTCCTGATGTCCGGCGATATCACGGCTGCCGGTCTCACTGGTGCAGGGACACTGGAAAACGGCGGTCCGAACTCGAAGTGGTTCTTCCTGAACAACGCGGCGGACAATGTATTCTCCGGCAGCATCAAGGACCAGAGCGCCACGGTGCGTCTCGGTCTGGTGAAGCGCGGTGCGGGGATGTTGACCCTGAGCGGCACCAACAATCTCGGCGATAACTTCGCGGTGGAGAACGGTCTGGTGAAGATCACCGGCACGACCCAGTCAGGCGTTGGCGGCGGCAACGGTACGACTTCGGTCGGCACCGTCGGTGCCCAGAACGGCCGGATGCTCATCGAAGGCGGCACCCTGAATGCTTCCAAGAACACTAGCCCGAGCGTGGCGATCGCGACCGCCGCAAACTCGCAGGGCTTCCTGAAGATGACTTCGGGCTCGATCGCTGCCACCAGTGAATTCCACGTGGGCCGCGCTCAGACCGGATCCTTTTCGGCCTACACCCAGAATGGCGGGGCCCTCTCCGTCGGAAGCTGGCTGGTCGTCGGACTGAACAACGACCGCGCGGTGCTCAACCAGACCGCTGGATCGATCCAGGTGACCGCAAACCGCGGCACCTTCGGTGCAGGCGGCAATGCTTCCATCGGTCTCGTCAATCTCAGCGGCGGCACCTTCAACGTCGCCGCGGGCGCCAATACCGGGATCTTCCTCGGGGAGAACGGCAATGCGACCCTGAACCTTAGCGGCAGCGCCGCGATGAGCCTCGCGACCAATGGCGCAGCCGCCAGCGGCACGATGCAGTTCGGCGGCAATGCCTCCTCGCTCGGTGGCACCTTGAACCTCCGCGGCGGCACCCTCAGCGCCTTCGGCGTGACCAAGGGCGCTTCCACCGCAGGAGCCGTCTATCGCTTCAATTTCCACGGCGGCACTCTCAAGGCTGCCATCGCGAACCCCCTCTTCTTCGCGGATCTCGCGAATACGGATGCCTACGTCTTCTCCGGCGGCGGGACCATCGATAACAATGGCGTCAACATCACGATCGCGGAGGCGCTGAAGGCACCGGTCGGAAACGGCGTGAGCGCCACCGGCTTGACCGTGAGCGGCGGCGGCTACTTCGACACGCCCTTGGTCACGGTCACCGGCGGCGGTGGCACCGGCGCGACCGCGGTGGCTACGATCGATGCCAGCGGTAACCTGACCGGCATCCAGATCACCAATCCGGGGATCAACTACACCAGCGCTCCGACCTTCGCCTTGGTCGGTGGCGGCGTGGGGAACACCGGGGCCATCGGCGGCGCGGCCACCCTCGTGGCGAATAGCAGCGGCGGTCTCGCTTTCACCGGCAGCGGCATCACGACTCTGGCTGGCGCGAATACCTTCACCGGTCCGATCGCGGTCACTGGTTCCAAGCTGGGGATCGGCGGCAGCTATGCCTCCAGTGCGGTCACGGTCGCGAGTACGGGAGGCATCGTAGTTGCGGAACCCACCCTCCCGGTCGGCACCCTGACGGTCTCCTCCTTGTCCCTCGCCAACGGGACCACCGCCACCTTTGAAACCGCCGGCGGTACCAGCAGCGACAAGGTCGTGGTGAATACCGCGGGCGGCCTCACGCTCGGAACGGTCGGAGTCAATCTTTACGACAGCGGCACCACCAATGGCGCGACTCCCGGCACCTACACCCTGTTCCAATACAGCGGCAGCCTCACCGGCGGCATCGCCGGGCTCTCCGTCCTTAATCCGCGCGCGGGCTTCGGCTACACCTTCGCCAACACCGGCTCCGCCGTCACCGTCCAGGTGACCTCGGTCGATGCGGATGGCGACGGCATGTCGGACGCTTACGAGACGGCGAACGGCCTGAATCCGAACGACGCCACCGGCGTCAACGGCGCCTCCGGCAATCTGGACGGCGACTTTGCCACCAACTACGAGGAGTTCCTCGCCGGCACCGCCGCGAACAATGCCTCCTCCGACCCGCTCAACACCGACAACGACGGTCTCCGCGACAATTGGGAAATCACCCACTTTGGCACCATTGCCGCCCAAACCGGAACCGGCGATTTCGACGGGGATTTCGATTCCAATCTGTTGGAATTCACGAACTCAACCAACCCTGCCAGTGCCGCCAGTTTCAGCGACACCGATGCGGACGGCATGGGAGATGGATGGGAGATCCTGTACTTCTCGAATATCACCGCGAAGAACGGCACCGTCGATACGGACAGCGACCTATTCACCGACTTGGAGGAGTATCAGTATGGCTCGATCCCGACCGATTCCTCCTTCTCGCCGGTCAAGGCCAAGGCTGCCCACCGCTGGAGCTTCACCGGTAACCTGAGCGACTCGGTCGGCAGCAGCAATGCGACGATCGAGAACGGGACCGCGAGTAACACCAACGTGGTGACGCAGAATCCGACCAGCGTTACCCTGGCAGGTGGCGCGAAGGCGGACTCGCAGTGGGTGAAGCTCGGCAGCCAGTTGCTGCCGGCGCGCAACACCCCCTACACCATCGAAACGTGGGCGACGGTGCACTCGATCCAGAATTTCTCGCGCATCTGGGACTTCCACAACAGCACCACCGAGAACCTCTACATGAGCTGGTCGGTCGGCACCGGAGCCTTGACGGACCGCATCCAATGGGTCGATCCCGCCGGGTTGTTGGTCGACAACACCAACAACTACGCGCTCGCCACGAAGTATCACATCGTGATGACGATCGAACCGGCGGCGACTCCGGGTAGCTCGGTGGTGAAGTGGTATTCGGCCCCCGAGTACGACGGGGCATCAAACCTCGAGCTCGGCGCGGCCCGCGGGACCCAGACGGTCGCGAACAGCCTCGCGTTCATGAACGACACCGTCAATGCGCTCGGGTTCTCGCCATGGCCGGACAATACCGCCAACGCGACCTACGACGAGGTGCGCCTCTGGGATGGTGCCTTGCCGGCTTGGGCCCTCGAGGGTTTGCACAAGCAGGGTCCTGACAATCCGGCCCAGCCCGATTCCGATTCGGACCAGATGCCGGATGCGTATGAAGAATATTACTTCGCCGGCTTGGCTGAGACGGCTGCGGGCGACTTCGACGGCGACTTCAGCAGCAATCTCGACGAATTGAAGGCTGGAAGCGACCCGACCGACCCCGGTTCCAGTCCGAACGACTCCGATGCGGATGGCCTCCCCGATGCGTGGGAGATCGGCTACTTCGGCGATCTCTCCCAGAACGGTGGCGGTGATCCGGACGGTGATTTCGCCTTCAACAGCGAGGAACTTGACGCAAACTCGAACCCGACGCTCTACACCTCCTTCCCGGATAGCGACAGCGACGGGATGTCGGATCCTTGGGAGATCTACTACTTCCTCGGGCTGGACGACAACGGCACCACGGACGGTGACGGCGATCTGCTCAACTCCCTGCAAGAGTTCACGCAAAAGGGCGATCCGCTCAATCCGCTTCTCCCCGGCGTGGCCGATGGCGACGCCGACAACGACGGTCTCCCGGATCGCTGGGAAGTCAGCTGGTTCGACGCCACCAACATCGGCACCCAAGGGGGAACCACCGACTCCGACTCGGACGGCTCGAACAATCTGGCCGAGTATCAAGCCACCTCCGATCCGACCGATTCAAGTTCGACTCCTGCCGACATCAATGGCGACGGTCAGGCCGACCAGCATGTCTTCCACGGCATGAGTGCCACCGGCAGCGGCCCGCAGGACAAGGATGCGCAAGCCACTCCTTTCACGGGACGCCTGGCCAACACCGGCACGGCGATCCCGACGGTGGATCCGAATCTGGATCTGAATACTACGGCAGGAACGCTGTCGCTGACCTCCTCCACTTCGGACATCAACGGGCAGGTCAACATGGCCGAGCTTGAAGCTCTCGGTATCCCGCTGTCCTCGCTCGGTTTCACCGGCACGCAGGACTTCAGGATCCGGGCGCACTTCATCAACATGCCGCCGGCCACCGGCTTCGATCAGATCGGAGCTTACGTGGGGACCAGCAGCACGGCAGTCACCCGCGCGGCGCTGATCGGTGGCAACCGCTCGTCTCTGGGGGTGAATACCAATGGCGCTAACGATGCCAATGCAGCCTTCGGTGCAGCCGGGACTGCCGGCGCCGAGGGGCGCGACCTCACGGTCGAGATCGAGCGCATCGGTGGCGTGTGGGCGATGTATTGCAACGATTCGACCTGCACACCCGGTGCCCAGCCGACCTTCCTCGACGGGCTGTCTACCTTGCAGGCGGGCGTCTTCGTCCTCGATGGCGGCGGCACGGGTATCCACCGGACGGCTGTGCTCGATAGCTTCACCATCGTGCGCTTCGGCCAGTCCTCCAACGATGTCGACGCAGACGGCTTGGATGATGCTTGGGAGATTGCCAACTTCGGCAACACCACTTCCCAGACCGGGACGGGTGATGCGGACGCGGACGGAACCAACAACCGCACCGAGTTCCTTCTGGGGCTCAGCCCGGTGAATGGCAGCCAACGTTTCGCCGTGGCCCAGAGCAACGTGAACCCCGGCACCGGGACCACGCTGACCTGGCCCGCACAGAACGGGCTGACCTTCCAAGTCTATCGTTCCACCACGCTCGGCTCTTGGTCGCCGATCGGCGGAGTGATCACTGCTACCGGCACTTCTGCCAGCTACACCGATAACGGCGCCCCTCTCGGGAAAGCCTTCTACCGGGTTGACCTTACCACGCCTTGA